Proteins encoded within one genomic window of bacterium:
- a CDS encoding peptide MFS transporter — translation MTQGHPKGLYVLFYTEMWERFSYYGMRAILVLYMTRALLFDVAKASTVYGNFTGLAYLMPLAGGYIADRWWGNRRSILVGGVVMGVGQFLMFLSARFYADTAVSHPLLWAGLGVLVVGTGLFKANIASMVGSLYAPDDKRKDSAFTVFYMGVNIGAFLAPLVAGGLGDTGRPEDFQWGFLSAAIGMFVGTIVFQVFKDRHIVDADGNALGLPPRERKAGADHGHDVPLTREDKERVAVIFILSFFVIFFWACFEQAGASLTVFADRQTDREIFGWTMPASWFQSVNAVAIVVFAPVFAWLWSRLGRVNLDPSTPVKMSLGFVFMAIGYLVIALGVRGVGPEMKVSMMWLISLYLLHTFGELCLSPIGLSAVSRLSPPKFASLMMGVWYLSSSAANKAAGVLSSFYPEAGRPAPVFLGREITNLHEFFVLFIFISGAAGVLLFFLARPITKWSHGRA, via the coding sequence ATGACCCAGGGGCACCCCAAGGGCCTTTACGTCCTTTTCTATACCGAGATGTGGGAGCGCTTCAGCTACTACGGCATGCGCGCCATCCTCGTGCTCTACATGACCCGGGCCCTGCTGTTCGACGTGGCCAAGGCGAGCACCGTCTACGGCAACTTCACGGGCCTGGCCTACCTGATGCCCCTGGCGGGCGGCTACATCGCCGACCGCTGGTGGGGCAACCGCCGCTCGATCCTCGTCGGTGGCGTGGTCATGGGCGTCGGCCAGTTCCTCATGTTCCTCTCGGCGCGGTTCTACGCCGACACCGCCGTCTCGCATCCGCTGCTGTGGGCGGGGCTGGGCGTGCTCGTCGTGGGGACGGGGCTGTTCAAGGCCAACATCGCCTCCATGGTGGGCTCCCTCTACGCGCCCGACGACAAGCGCAAGGACTCGGCCTTCACCGTCTTCTACATGGGGGTGAACATCGGGGCCTTCCTGGCGCCGCTCGTGGCCGGCGGGCTGGGGGACACCGGCCGGCCCGAGGACTTCCAGTGGGGCTTCCTGTCGGCGGCCATCGGCATGTTCGTCGGCACGATCGTCTTCCAGGTCTTCAAGGACCGGCACATCGTCGACGCCGACGGGAACGCCCTGGGCCTGCCGCCGCGCGAACGCAAGGCCGGCGCCGACCACGGCCACGACGTCCCGCTGACGCGCGAGGACAAGGAGCGGGTCGCGGTCATCTTCATCCTCAGCTTCTTCGTCATCTTCTTCTGGGCCTGCTTCGAGCAGGCCGGGGCCTCGCTGACGGTCTTCGCCGACCGCCAGACCGACCGCGAGATCTTCGGCTGGACCATGCCCGCCAGCTGGTTCCAGTCGGTGAACGCCGTGGCGATCGTCGTCTTCGCGCCGGTCTTCGCCTGGCTGTGGTCGCGCCTCGGCCGCGTGAACCTCGACCCGAGCACGCCCGTGAAGATGAGCCTCGGCTTCGTGTTCATGGCCATCGGCTACCTGGTCATCGCCCTGGGGGTGCGGGGCGTCGGTCCTGAGATGAAGGTCAGCATGATGTGGCTGATCAGCCTGTACCTGCTGCACACCTTCGGCGAGCTCTGCCTGTCGCCCATCGGGCTCTCGGCGGTCAGCCGCCTGTCGCCGCCCAAGTTCGCGTCGCTGATGATGGGCGTGTGGTACCTCTCGTCGTCGGCCGCCAACAAGGCCGCGGGGGTGCTGAGTTCGTTCTATCCCGAGGCCGGACGTCCGGCTCCCGTCTTCCTGGGTCGCGAGATCACGAACCTGCACGAGTTCTTCGTGCTCTTCATCTTCATCAGCGGGGCGGCCGGCGTGCTGCTCTTCTTCCTCGCCCGCCCGATCACGAAGTGGTCGCATGGGAGGGCATAG
- a CDS encoding DUF4332 domain-containing protein, which yields MSYKITDIEGIGPAYAEKLGTAGIKTTDHLLDQCATPAGRKSVAATTGVGESTLLKWTNMADLMRISGIGPQYSELLEGAGVDTVKELRNRNAENLAAAMAKVNDEKNLARVSPPAATVAKWVDAAKKTDPRITY from the coding sequence ATGAGCTACAAGATCACCGACATCGAGGGCATCGGCCCCGCCTACGCCGAGAAGCTGGGCACCGCCGGCATCAAGACCACCGACCACCTGCTGGACCAGTGCGCCACGCCGGCCGGCCGCAAGTCGGTCGCCGCGACCACGGGTGTCGGCGAGTCCACCCTGCTGAAGTGGACCAACATGGCCGACCTGATGCGGATCTCCGGCATCGGGCCCCAGTACTCCGAGCTGCTCGAGGGCGCCGGCGTCGACACCGTCAAGGAGCTCCGCAACCGCAACGCCGAGAACCTCGCCGCCGCCATGGCGAAGGTGAACGACGAGAAGAACCTCGCCCGGGTCTCGCCGCCGGCCGCGACCGTCGCCAAGTGGGTCGACGCCGCCAAGAAGACCGACCCGCGCATCACCTACTGA